The following coding sequences lie in one Myxococcus xanthus genomic window:
- a CDS encoding DUF4350 domain-containing protein, translating into MRDRFPLLVVGGLLLTAVLTTFLVRGARRNAFADTLSTYRAQEDGARALFLLAQESRLPVTRRMADLRIASGLGTPVLLAVEVSGAYEHDPDQTALAAEPDAGLADEHVPRTGFNAFRAAALDDDETEQLLKHVREGGSAVYVPWGSRENPVLQALNVKLFKADTTLPMRTLVPPQPTPYTLGVERVEAKVQAYLELPETAVPVLEDERLGMFVAAVVPYGQGRVLVVGAPELAMNQALARADNAQFWLSTLASIGPGPIEFDEFHHGFTNERSVVDFARRYGLHFAVLQLLLGVALWSVSLKRFGRPRPPPESSRVGATDALFAMGRLYREGRHHGFSAQLILRGLTQDLALHAGLPAHAPADAVAHGLRERGRADLAQGLEELTTDSRAVTRDTDLQQFAERAARLRQRLHSAGAARPSPPETT; encoded by the coding sequence GTGCGTGACCGTTTCCCGCTGCTGGTGGTGGGGGGCCTGCTGCTCACCGCGGTGCTGACCACCTTCCTGGTCCGAGGCGCCCGGCGCAACGCGTTCGCGGACACGCTGTCCACGTACCGCGCGCAGGAGGACGGCGCGCGAGCCCTGTTCCTGCTGGCCCAGGAGAGCAGGCTGCCGGTGACGCGCCGCATGGCGGACCTGCGCATCGCGTCCGGACTGGGTACGCCGGTGCTGCTGGCGGTGGAGGTGTCTGGTGCCTACGAGCACGACCCGGACCAGACGGCGCTGGCCGCCGAGCCCGACGCTGGCCTGGCCGACGAGCACGTCCCCCGCACCGGCTTCAACGCCTTCCGCGCGGCCGCGCTGGACGACGATGAAACCGAGCAACTGCTGAAGCACGTGCGAGAGGGCGGCAGCGCCGTCTACGTGCCGTGGGGCTCGCGGGAGAACCCGGTGCTGCAAGCCTTGAACGTGAAGCTCTTCAAGGCGGACACCACCCTGCCCATGCGCACGCTGGTGCCGCCCCAGCCCACGCCGTACACGCTGGGCGTGGAGCGCGTGGAGGCGAAGGTGCAGGCCTACCTGGAGCTGCCCGAGACGGCCGTTCCCGTCCTGGAGGATGAACGGCTGGGCATGTTCGTGGCGGCGGTGGTGCCGTATGGGCAGGGCCGCGTGCTGGTGGTGGGCGCCCCGGAGCTGGCCATGAACCAGGCGCTGGCGCGCGCGGACAACGCGCAGTTCTGGCTCAGCACCCTGGCGTCAATCGGCCCCGGCCCCATCGAGTTCGACGAGTTCCACCACGGCTTCACCAACGAGCGCTCCGTGGTGGACTTCGCGCGCCGCTACGGCCTGCACTTCGCCGTGTTGCAACTGCTGCTTGGCGTAGCGCTGTGGTCGGTGTCGCTCAAGCGCTTCGGCCGCCCGCGCCCCCCGCCCGAGTCCTCGCGCGTGGGCGCCACCGACGCGCTCTTCGCCATGGGCCGGCTGTACCGCGAGGGCCGCCACCACGGCTTCTCCGCCCAGCTCATCCTCCGGGGCCTCACCCAGGACCTGGCCCTGCACGCGGGCCTGCCCGCGCATGCGCCCGCGGACGCAGTGGCTCACGGGCTGCGCGAGCGTGGCCGCGCGGACCTGGCCCAGGGGCTCGAGGAGCTCACCACGGACAGCCGCGCGGTGACGCGCGACACAGACCTCCAGCAGTTCGCCGAGCGCGCGGCGCGGCTGCGACAACGCCTTCATTCCGCCGGCGCCGCCCGGCCCAGCCCTCCCGAAACGACATGA
- a CDS encoding stage II sporulation protein M has product MEMAEFIESRRPRWEQLESLLDRSESHGLRELSLEDARTLGRLYRAVSSDLLWVRARSGSADVNAYLNDLVGRAYALTYPGRRPRLADVWGFVARGFPALMRREWRMYVASLLLLLAGVGFGYAGMMVDPDAAHYLVPAEHLKLDPVERAANEAAGDGMSVGDQAQFTTYLFTHNIQVAFLAFALGITVGLGTAIMLFVNGLFLGALAQVYAAKGMAGWFWAWILPHGIPEITAICIAGAAGLVIARGMVAPRGLPRGQAVRQEAVTAVRLLFGTLVLFVLAGFIEGTVSQIHPPKLSVAFKVSFALTVGAGVYAYLLSDWLRGSRAAPDGGAESAHG; this is encoded by the coding sequence ATGGAGATGGCGGAGTTCATCGAGTCCCGCAGGCCGCGCTGGGAGCAGTTGGAGTCGCTGCTGGACCGGTCCGAGTCCCACGGCCTGCGCGAGCTGAGCCTGGAGGACGCCAGGACGCTGGGCCGGCTGTATCGCGCCGTCTCCAGTGACTTGCTGTGGGTTCGCGCGCGCAGTGGCTCGGCGGACGTGAATGCCTACCTCAACGATTTGGTGGGCCGGGCGTATGCGCTGACGTACCCGGGCCGGCGCCCGCGACTGGCGGACGTGTGGGGCTTCGTGGCACGGGGCTTCCCCGCGCTGATGCGGCGCGAGTGGCGGATGTACGTGGCGTCGCTGCTGCTGCTGCTGGCGGGCGTGGGCTTCGGCTACGCGGGGATGATGGTGGACCCCGACGCGGCGCACTACCTGGTCCCCGCCGAGCACCTGAAGCTGGACCCCGTCGAACGCGCGGCCAACGAGGCCGCGGGTGACGGCATGTCGGTGGGAGACCAGGCCCAGTTCACCACCTACCTCTTCACCCACAACATCCAGGTGGCCTTCCTGGCGTTCGCGCTGGGCATCACGGTGGGCCTGGGCACGGCCATCATGCTGTTCGTCAACGGCCTGTTCCTGGGCGCGCTCGCGCAAGTCTACGCGGCCAAGGGAATGGCGGGCTGGTTCTGGGCGTGGATTCTTCCGCACGGCATTCCGGAAATCACCGCCATCTGCATCGCAGGCGCCGCGGGGCTGGTGATTGCGCGAGGCATGGTGGCCCCGCGAGGACTGCCCCGTGGACAGGCGGTGCGACAGGAGGCGGTGACGGCGGTGAGGCTGCTGTTCGGCACGCTCGTCCTGTTCGTGCTCGCGGGCTTCATCGAGGGCACGGTGTCCCAGATTCATCCACCCAAGTTGTCGGTGGCGTTCAAGGTGTCCTTCGCGTTGACGGTGGGCGCGGGCGTGTACGCGTACCTGCTGTCGGACTGGCTGCGTGGGAGCCGCGCGGCGCCAGACGGCGGCGCTGAGTCCGCGCATGGATGA
- a CDS encoding inorganic diphosphatase — MDERLWLPPLPSEPEVLIECPRFSFVKRRADGAVDFVSPLPCPYNYGSIPGLTSDEGDPLDAVVMGPRLGLGQRLRVPVVGVIGFVDAGRGDPKVVCAAAPLTDAERAGLERFFRVYALFKQVLHRVRGNVPDTRFMGWLPLPVPALDVAPEATARRAP, encoded by the coding sequence ATGGATGAGCGCTTGTGGCTGCCTCCGCTGCCCAGCGAGCCGGAGGTCCTCATCGAGTGCCCGCGCTTCTCCTTCGTGAAGCGCCGCGCGGACGGGGCGGTGGACTTCGTGTCGCCGCTGCCGTGCCCGTACAACTACGGCAGCATCCCGGGCCTCACGTCGGATGAAGGCGACCCGCTGGACGCCGTCGTCATGGGGCCCCGGCTGGGGTTGGGCCAGCGGCTGCGCGTGCCCGTGGTGGGCGTCATCGGCTTCGTCGACGCGGGACGGGGGGACCCGAAGGTGGTGTGCGCCGCCGCGCCCCTGACGGACGCCGAGCGCGCGGGCCTGGAGCGCTTCTTCCGCGTCTACGCCCTCTTCAAGCAGGTGCTGCACCGCGTGCGGGGCAACGTCCCGGACACCCGCTTCATGGGGTGGTTGCCGCTGCCCGTCCCGGCGCTGGACGTGGCCCCGGAGGCTACAGCACGCCGCGCGCCTTGA
- a CDS encoding bifunctional metallophosphatase/5'-nucleotidase → MSANPLRPRPFRQPLSGVLVLALGVVAGCEKSNPTPPPAAAPEAKAPAAPTEVTLLVTGGAFGQLQPSEGKGGAAELLGRWMADEKHCPGPVREGQPTCADASTLALATGDHWNGPAISSFFLGTPTAEVMGRMGYAASALGNHELAFGKEAFLKNRGAGGFPFLAANLKVKDPALAGDLSMPAFQIFERRGLKIGVVGLASEKTVRTAMPGRADGLEVTGYEEALTTAIPEARKAGADVVVVLADECVTDLQPAVAKHPEWKVALVAGGRCAQPVELKDGATSFVSLDRGFGKYLRAHVTFDPAKPAGEKLTGLDTKVVEVSGGAPDAETAQLVGKWKTQLDEVLGQQIGFSKAGIPHSSPQMAKWVAGAVRNVLGTDAAVLNSGGIRGDLPAGPVTRGSIYSVMPFENTLLVVKLKGEDLARQLANPNALVSGFTAAGKGKFKDAKGKALDPKKEYTVATVEYLYFGGDGFEFEKLAPEPTETGMAWQTPVVDWTKDQSSSDKKPLEKLLK, encoded by the coding sequence GTGAGCGCGAACCCTCTCCGTCCTCGTCCCTTCCGCCAGCCGCTGTCCGGCGTGCTGGTCCTCGCCCTCGGTGTCGTTGCCGGCTGCGAGAAGAGCAATCCCACTCCGCCTCCGGCCGCCGCGCCGGAAGCCAAGGCTCCCGCTGCTCCTACCGAAGTCACGCTGCTCGTGACGGGTGGCGCGTTCGGCCAGCTCCAGCCCTCCGAGGGCAAGGGCGGCGCGGCGGAGCTGCTCGGCCGCTGGATGGCCGATGAGAAGCACTGTCCCGGTCCCGTGAGGGAGGGCCAGCCCACGTGCGCGGACGCCAGCACGTTGGCGCTCGCCACGGGTGACCACTGGAACGGCCCGGCCATCTCCTCCTTCTTCCTGGGCACGCCCACGGCCGAGGTCATGGGCCGCATGGGCTACGCCGCCTCCGCCCTGGGCAACCATGAGCTGGCCTTCGGCAAGGAGGCCTTCCTCAAGAACCGCGGCGCGGGTGGCTTCCCGTTCCTCGCCGCCAACCTCAAGGTGAAGGACCCGGCGCTGGCGGGCGACCTGTCCATGCCGGCGTTCCAGATCTTCGAGCGCCGCGGCCTCAAGATTGGCGTGGTGGGCCTGGCGTCCGAGAAGACGGTCCGCACCGCCATGCCCGGCCGCGCGGATGGCCTGGAAGTGACGGGCTACGAGGAGGCGCTCACCACCGCCATTCCGGAGGCCCGCAAGGCCGGCGCGGACGTGGTCGTGGTGCTCGCCGACGAGTGCGTCACCGACCTGCAGCCCGCGGTGGCGAAGCACCCCGAGTGGAAGGTGGCGCTGGTGGCCGGTGGCCGCTGCGCGCAGCCGGTCGAGCTGAAGGACGGCGCGACCAGCTTCGTGTCGCTGGACCGTGGCTTCGGCAAGTACCTGCGCGCGCACGTCACCTTCGACCCGGCGAAGCCCGCGGGTGAGAAGCTGACCGGCCTGGACACCAAGGTCGTCGAGGTGTCGGGCGGCGCGCCGGACGCGGAGACGGCGCAGCTGGTGGGCAAGTGGAAGACGCAGCTGGACGAGGTGCTGGGCCAGCAGATCGGCTTCTCCAAGGCCGGCATCCCCCATTCGTCGCCCCAGATGGCGAAGTGGGTGGCGGGCGCGGTGCGCAACGTGCTCGGCACGGACGCGGCCGTCCTCAACAGCGGCGGCATCCGCGGCGACCTGCCCGCCGGTCCGGTGACTCGCGGCAGCATCTACTCGGTGATGCCCTTCGAGAACACGCTCCTCGTCGTGAAGCTGAAGGGCGAGGACCTGGCCCGGCAGCTGGCCAACCCGAACGCGCTCGTCTCCGGCTTCACGGCCGCGGGCAAGGGCAAGTTCAAGGACGCCAAGGGCAAGGCCCTGGACCCGAAGAAGGAGTACACGGTCGCCACGGTGGAGTACCTCTACTTCGGCGGTGACGGCTTCGAGTTCGAGAAGCTGGCCCCCGAGCCCACCGAGACGGGCATGGCGTGGCAGACGCCGGTGGTGGACTGGACCAAGGACCAGTCGAGCAGCGACAAGAAGCCGCTGGAGAAGCTGCTGAAGTAG
- a CDS encoding AAA family ATPase, whose protein sequence is MNDTLSAPSPAPAGNAVQAAHAIREAVLSEVRKAVVGQDEALELMLCGLIAGGHILLEGVPGVAKTLMAKALSRSIGAEFKRIQFTPDLMPADILGTSVFDLKTQGFTLVRGPIFTDLLLADEINRAPAKTQSALLEAMQERSVSMEGRVLSLSPLFTVFATQNPVESEGTYPLPEAQLDRFLLKIEVGYPAPEEEDAILASVHRGFDSGDLQRAGVNAAVTKDGLLAARGALNEVTVEPPVLAYVRKLVAATRASSRIRLGAGPRAGVHLLLAAKALAALRGRGFVTPDDVRFLAAPVLKHRLLLSPDAELDGATPTDVLREVVRGVEVPR, encoded by the coding sequence ATGAACGACACCCTGTCCGCCCCCTCCCCCGCCCCGGCTGGTAACGCCGTGCAGGCCGCCCACGCCATCCGCGAGGCCGTGCTGTCCGAGGTGCGCAAGGCCGTGGTCGGCCAGGATGAGGCCCTGGAGCTGATGCTCTGTGGCCTCATCGCCGGCGGCCACATCCTGCTGGAGGGCGTACCCGGCGTGGCCAAGACGTTGATGGCCAAGGCCCTGTCGCGCAGCATCGGCGCGGAGTTCAAGCGCATCCAGTTCACCCCGGACCTGATGCCCGCGGACATCCTGGGCACCAGCGTGTTCGACCTGAAGACGCAGGGCTTCACGCTGGTGCGCGGCCCCATCTTCACGGACCTGCTGCTGGCGGACGAAATCAACCGCGCCCCGGCGAAGACGCAGTCCGCGCTGCTGGAGGCCATGCAGGAGCGCTCGGTGTCCATGGAGGGCCGCGTGCTGTCGCTCTCCCCGCTCTTCACCGTATTCGCCACGCAGAACCCCGTGGAGTCCGAGGGCACCTATCCGCTGCCCGAGGCGCAGCTCGACCGCTTCCTGCTGAAAATCGAGGTGGGCTACCCCGCGCCAGAGGAGGAGGACGCGATTCTGGCCTCCGTGCACCGGGGCTTCGACTCGGGGGACCTGCAGCGCGCGGGCGTCAATGCCGCGGTGACGAAGGACGGGCTGCTGGCCGCGCGCGGCGCGCTGAATGAGGTGACGGTGGAGCCGCCGGTGCTGGCCTACGTCCGCAAGCTGGTGGCGGCCACGCGCGCCTCCAGCCGCATCCGATTGGGGGCCGGGCCTCGCGCGGGCGTGCACCTGCTTCTGGCGGCCAAGGCCCTGGCGGCGCTGCGAGGGCGCGGCTTCGTCACCCCGGACGACGTGCGCTTCCTGGCGGCGCCCGTGCTGAAGCACCGCCTGCTGCTGTCGCCGGACGCGGAGCTGGACGGGGCCACGCCGACGGACGTGCTGCGCGAGGTGGTGCGCGGCGTCGAGGTCCCCCGGTGA
- a CDS encoding DUF58 domain-containing protein produces MIPTPRLWVLLALLALPMMLAGFSPGIGGAVLALDALVLALAVFDVLTARRARLEVHRVLPARLNVGVANKVVVRLIHRSGGAVQVRVRDDVPDGFAATPDEAPLHLPARSESRWVYRVTPVKRGRFQFGDVHVRVRGPLGLVSHERVFPAAQDIAVYPDLRGANRLLLSGAALDLVNLGLRQLRRDGRGSEFARLRDYAQGDSVRDVDWKATARRGRPVTRVLESERSQSILICVDAGRSMAAQVDGLTKLDHAVNAALFLAFVAVRNGDRVGLAVFADGVKAYLPPAAGRTQYRKIVDTLYGTTPSLTYVDYLALFKELNLRLTRRSLLCVFTDFLDEEQASTMVAPLHRLARRHVPLCLSVKDTALQKLLRTPPPSPEEAFQHAVASELLTDREMLKARVSQGGVQMLDVQPDELSLAAVNRYLDIKARGVL; encoded by the coding sequence GTGATTCCCACCCCGCGCCTCTGGGTGCTGCTGGCGCTGCTGGCGCTGCCGATGATGCTGGCGGGCTTCAGCCCCGGCATTGGCGGCGCCGTGCTCGCGCTGGACGCACTGGTGCTGGCGCTGGCTGTGTTCGACGTGCTCACCGCGCGGAGGGCCCGGCTGGAGGTTCACCGCGTGCTGCCCGCGCGGCTCAACGTGGGCGTGGCCAACAAGGTGGTGGTGCGGCTGATTCACCGGAGCGGCGGCGCCGTCCAGGTGCGCGTCCGGGACGACGTGCCGGACGGCTTCGCCGCCACGCCGGACGAGGCACCACTTCACCTGCCCGCGCGGAGCGAGTCGCGCTGGGTGTACCGGGTAACGCCCGTGAAGCGCGGCCGTTTCCAGTTCGGAGACGTGCACGTCCGCGTGCGCGGGCCGCTGGGGCTGGTGTCCCACGAGCGCGTGTTCCCCGCGGCGCAGGACATCGCCGTGTACCCGGACCTGCGCGGCGCCAACCGGCTGCTGCTGTCGGGCGCGGCGCTGGACCTGGTCAACCTGGGCCTGCGGCAGCTGCGGCGCGACGGGCGCGGCAGCGAGTTCGCCCGCCTGCGCGACTACGCCCAGGGCGACAGCGTGCGGGACGTGGACTGGAAGGCCACCGCCAGGCGTGGGCGGCCGGTGACGCGTGTGCTGGAGTCGGAGCGCTCGCAGTCCATCCTCATCTGCGTGGACGCGGGCCGCTCCATGGCCGCGCAGGTGGACGGCCTCACCAAGCTGGACCACGCGGTGAACGCGGCCCTCTTCCTGGCCTTCGTGGCCGTGCGCAACGGCGACCGCGTGGGGCTGGCCGTGTTCGCGGATGGCGTGAAGGCCTACCTGCCGCCCGCTGCCGGACGCACGCAGTACCGGAAGATTGTCGACACGCTCTACGGCACCACGCCCAGCCTCACGTACGTGGACTACCTGGCGCTCTTCAAGGAACTGAACCTCCGCCTCACGCGCCGCAGCCTGCTGTGTGTCTTCACCGACTTCCTGGACGAGGAGCAGGCCTCCACCATGGTGGCCCCACTGCACCGACTGGCGCGGCGGCACGTCCCCCTGTGCCTGTCGGTGAAGGACACCGCGCTCCAGAAGCTGCTGCGCACGCCGCCGCCCAGCCCGGAAGAGGCCTTCCAGCACGCGGTGGCGTCGGAGCTGCTCACCGACCGCGAAATGCTCAAGGCGCGCGTGAGCCAGGGCGGCGTGCAGATGCTCGACGTGCAGCCGGATGAGCTGAGCCTGGCCGCCGTCAACCGCTACCTGGACATCAAGGCGCGCGGCGTGCTGTAG
- a CDS encoding cyclic nucleotide-binding domain-containing protein, protein MLPSDSSSWNRRLWPAAAFQFALIAGVTQLKTASNALVLSRFESQALPYLYLLGALMTAAMTVLPRSKPGSPFESPGLLTGMGGVVALVLAGALSAGQRMPALALYLFADTFSTFVSFRFWGRMAAAFDAREARRAFTALNGFAMGGGIAGGLLVQGLAVKLGTPAIVVSGAVGLLAAGAIFHHLYKGLPPTPPRGRPASFLGLRYLAESPYAQVLAALGIAFAVLSSFVDYLFRLRLEGTLSEDALTALFGSLQLWIGLFCVAFQLLVAQRLLKRLGLLRYVAMVPLVLAPLAGAALVTPSLWPVHLLRLVETAVSYSILPVGIQLLYAAVPDDQREGLRATVDGLLRKGGVVLAGLLLIGAGRAANGAFMAVAVVGMCAGLGLLLVRMKPAYVAALGEQVGAPEEEDVALEGEEEQRLLAEALAAPSPERVLRAVAMMEQAEVPLRPHLPALLRHPHERVLERGVSLALELEAYELAPVLERLVEEGPRRPRDQAVWALARLSPERAERLLPALLTHPDVGLRCAAIGALVKSTGSAVALDALRAMLSRGEGAPVSERREVARLLGRIQNSRFAEPLARYLEDADASVRHVALVAVGKGGYAELAPRLLPFLTWREERKAAREALVALGDEVTPLVEDQLNNRVAPLAMRLQLPRVLRGIGTPAALDALLFSNVRDDASLHFRIGAQMSRLRDEHPEHPVDVERVREALGRRREVYRNLVGAFRDLRAALGDGSLLTRAVGDRMDQALELSFFLLGLLHPSHVMRGIHYNLVGPDPRRRALALELLENLVDEEDRELVMEQVEAHHRELPPGAPGRLWRRLAALVQSEDGVLRACARHVAWVNGLHVLPQEGDMSDRTVQRMFALEGVSVFSQCDVDDIAAIAAVAREASFRAGERIYAQGDPGDALYVIVDGAVDAFHDGEHVLRFQGKQAFGEVSLLDGAPRPTDMVAAVDTRVLIIDRRDFLDLLADRPELLTGFFRAVSLQLQALIDLPDSRETGERLEMTAPLGPLAPPLPDGPAPDGNDDRSRDDS, encoded by the coding sequence GTGCTCCCCTCCGACTCTTCATCATGGAACCGCCGCCTTTGGCCGGCGGCAGCCTTTCAGTTCGCGCTCATCGCAGGGGTGACGCAGCTGAAGACGGCTTCCAACGCCCTGGTGCTGTCGCGCTTCGAGTCCCAGGCGCTGCCGTACCTGTACTTGCTGGGCGCGTTGATGACGGCGGCCATGACGGTGCTGCCGCGCTCCAAGCCGGGCTCGCCCTTCGAGTCCCCGGGCCTGCTCACGGGCATGGGCGGCGTGGTGGCGCTGGTGCTGGCGGGGGCCCTGTCCGCGGGGCAGCGCATGCCCGCGCTGGCGCTGTACCTCTTCGCGGACACCTTCTCCACGTTCGTGTCCTTCCGCTTCTGGGGCCGCATGGCGGCCGCGTTCGACGCGCGTGAGGCGCGCCGGGCCTTCACCGCGCTCAACGGCTTCGCCATGGGCGGAGGCATCGCCGGAGGTCTGCTGGTGCAGGGCCTGGCGGTGAAGCTGGGCACGCCGGCCATCGTGGTGAGCGGCGCCGTGGGCCTGCTCGCCGCGGGCGCCATCTTCCACCACCTGTACAAGGGCCTGCCGCCAACGCCGCCGCGCGGCCGCCCCGCGTCCTTCCTGGGGCTGCGCTATCTGGCGGAGAGCCCCTACGCCCAGGTGCTGGCGGCGCTGGGCATCGCGTTCGCGGTGCTGTCGTCGTTCGTGGACTACCTCTTCCGGCTGCGCCTGGAAGGCACGCTGAGCGAGGACGCGCTGACGGCGCTCTTCGGTTCGCTCCAGCTGTGGATTGGCCTGTTCTGCGTGGCTTTCCAGCTGCTGGTGGCTCAGCGCTTGCTGAAGCGGCTGGGGCTCCTGCGCTACGTGGCGATGGTGCCGCTGGTCCTGGCCCCGCTGGCGGGCGCGGCGCTCGTCACCCCCAGCTTGTGGCCGGTGCACCTGCTGCGGCTGGTGGAGACGGCGGTGAGCTACTCCATCCTCCCGGTGGGCATCCAGTTGCTCTACGCCGCGGTGCCGGACGACCAGCGCGAGGGCCTGCGCGCCACGGTGGATGGGCTGCTGCGCAAGGGCGGCGTCGTGCTGGCCGGCCTGCTGCTCATCGGCGCGGGGCGCGCGGCCAACGGCGCCTTCATGGCCGTGGCGGTGGTGGGCATGTGCGCGGGGCTGGGCCTGCTGCTGGTGCGGATGAAGCCCGCGTACGTGGCCGCGCTGGGCGAGCAGGTGGGGGCGCCCGAGGAAGAGGACGTGGCGCTGGAGGGCGAGGAGGAGCAGCGGCTGCTGGCAGAGGCCCTGGCGGCGCCTTCTCCGGAGCGGGTGCTGCGCGCGGTGGCGATGATGGAGCAGGCGGAGGTGCCGCTGCGGCCGCACCTGCCCGCGCTGCTGCGCCACCCGCACGAGCGCGTGCTGGAGCGCGGCGTCTCCCTGGCCCTGGAGTTGGAGGCGTACGAACTGGCGCCGGTGCTGGAGCGGTTGGTGGAGGAAGGGCCACGCCGGCCCCGGGACCAGGCCGTGTGGGCCCTGGCGCGGCTGTCTCCGGAGCGGGCGGAGCGCCTGCTGCCTGCGTTGCTGACCCATCCGGACGTGGGCCTGCGCTGCGCGGCCATTGGCGCGCTGGTGAAGTCGACGGGGAGCGCCGTGGCGCTGGACGCGCTGCGGGCGATGTTGTCGCGCGGCGAGGGCGCGCCGGTGTCCGAGCGCCGCGAGGTGGCGCGGCTGCTGGGGCGCATCCAGAACTCACGCTTCGCGGAGCCGCTGGCGCGCTATCTGGAGGACGCGGACGCCTCCGTGCGGCACGTGGCCCTGGTCGCGGTGGGCAAGGGCGGCTACGCGGAGCTGGCGCCCCGGCTGCTGCCGTTCCTCACCTGGCGGGAGGAACGCAAGGCGGCACGCGAGGCGCTGGTGGCGCTGGGTGACGAGGTGACGCCGCTGGTGGAGGACCAGCTCAACAACCGTGTGGCGCCGCTGGCGATGCGGCTGCAACTGCCTCGCGTGCTGCGCGGCATTGGAACACCGGCGGCGCTGGACGCGCTGCTGTTCTCCAACGTGCGCGACGACGCGTCCCTGCACTTCCGGATTGGCGCGCAGATGTCGCGTCTGCGCGACGAGCACCCCGAGCACCCCGTGGACGTGGAGCGCGTGCGCGAGGCCCTAGGCCGGCGGCGGGAGGTCTACCGCAACCTGGTGGGCGCCTTCCGCGACCTGCGCGCGGCGTTGGGGGACGGCTCGTTGCTCACGCGCGCGGTGGGCGACCGGATGGACCAGGCGTTGGAGCTGTCCTTCTTCCTCCTGGGTTTGCTCCATCCGTCGCACGTGATGCGCGGCATCCACTACAACCTGGTGGGGCCGGACCCGCGCCGTCGCGCGTTGGCGCTGGAGCTGTTGGAGAACCTGGTCGACGAAGAGGACCGGGAGCTGGTGATGGAGCAGGTGGAAGCGCACCACCGTGAGCTTCCACCCGGCGCGCCCGGCCGGTTGTGGCGGCGGCTGGCCGCGCTGGTCCAGAGCGAAGACGGAGTGCTGCGCGCGTGTGCCCGCCATGTGGCGTGGGTGAACGGGCTGCACGTGCTCCCGCAGGAAGGTGACATGAGCGACAGGACAGTCCAGCGGATGTTCGCGCTGGAAGGGGTGAGTGTCTTCTCCCAGTGCGACGTGGACGACATCGCCGCCATCGCCGCCGTGGCCCGCGAGGCGTCGTTCCGCGCGGGAGAGCGCATCTACGCCCAGGGCGACCCGGGCGACGCGCTCTACGTCATCGTCGACGGCGCCGTGGATGCCTTCCACGACGGCGAGCACGTGCTGCGCTTCCAGGGCAAACAGGCCTTCGGCGAGGTGAGTCTGCTCGACGGTGCACCGCGTCCCACGGACATGGTGGCCGCGGTGGACACGCGGGTGCTCATCATCGACCGGCGTGACTTCTTGGATTTGCTCGCGGACCGGCCGGAGCTGCTGACGGGCTTCTTCCGCGCGGTGAGCCTGCAGCTCCAGGCGCTCATCGACCTGCCGGACTCGCGCGAGACGGGCGAGCGGCTGGAGATGACGGCGCCGCTGGGCCCCCTGGCGCCGCCGCTGCCGGATGGGCCGGCGCCGGATGGAAACGACGACCGCTCGCGCGACGACTCCTGA